The nucleotide window GCCCGTGGCCAGGATCTGCCGGGCGCGGGAGGCTACGTGGGGCGGAACGGCGGGCTTGCCGTAGCGCAACTGGAGGTCTTCGTTGTTCTCCAGCCCGACCATGACCTCGAACAGGTTGCGGGTCACTTCCAACTGCGGGTTGAGCCGGTGGCTCTGGATCAGGTTGTCCAGGGAGGCCTCCCATTCGCCGTTCTCATAATGGGCGCGGGCCAGGTTGTAGTAGAGGTTCTCGTCGTCCTTGACGAAATCGAGCCCCCGCCGGAAATACTCCACGGCCTCGGCGAACATGCGGTTCTTCCTGAGCGCGATGCCGAACTCGTTGAACAGGTGCTGGTTCTTGCCGTCGAACGTCGCCTTGATCTTGACCAACTCGGCCAGCAGGTCCCTGGCCCGGTCCGTCTCGCCCCGCTCGAGATAGATTAGCCCCAGGCCGAACAGGGCCTTGACGTTGTTCTCCTCGATGCCGCGCGCCCGCTCGTATTCGGCCCGGGCACGGTCCAGCCGCCCGCGCTCCCGGTGCTCGTCACCCCGGTCCAGGGTCTTTTCCAGCTCGAGCATGGCGGGCAGGACCAGTTCCTCGTAGTAGGCGAGTTCCGGGCGGTAGCCGTCCACCAGCTCCTGCAGGTCGATGGTCTCGGCGTCGCCCGAGGGCACATGACGGTCGTTGAGCAGCCGCCCCTCGAACACCCCCCTGTCCACCTGCTCCACGAACCAGAAATTCTGCCCCTTGTGAACGCGCCGGTTCATGCCCACGCCCATTTCGACCGCCGTGGTCGTGGAGAAGGCGCACTTGACGCACCCGCCACGGGAAAGGTAGCGCCAGCCCGAGGGGGTCTCGTCGCCGTTGCCGGCGGATGTGGGCAGTTCCAGGCCGAAAAAATCGTCGCTCATGTTTCACCATCGCTTGCTGTCATTCGATATCCTTCAGGGGACACTCCTTTTTCCCATCTGAGTCGGTTCGTGTAAAGGGGTCTTTTCACAATAGGGGGCTGGACAAGGCCCCGCGCGTTGTTACCTTGGTGCTGCGCGGGCCGAAACATTGCCAGCCCGCACCTTTTCAGCTATGGATTTCCTGCGCCGGGCACGACCCGGCGTCAAACCGTTATTGGAGCGCGCCATGCCCATATTCGAATACAAATGTAACGACTGCGGCCATGAATTCGAGGAACTCGTCTTTGACAGGGAGGAATGTCCCCCCTGCCCCAAATGCCAATCCGAACAGACCGGCAAGCTCATGAGCGCGGTCCGCTCCAAGGTGGGCGGCTTCCGCCCCGACACCGGTGATTCCGGCACTGCCGCCGATGCCGGTTCCGGCACCGAATTCTCCTCCAGTTCCCCGTGCGCCGGTTGCTCCGGCGGCGACTGCTCCAACTGCGGATAACCGCTTTACTCCGAACAAGGTTTCCAATGAAAAAACTGACCATCGCCACCCGGGGCAGCGCACTGGCCCTGTGGCAGGCCAATCATATCAAAGACTGCCTGGAGGCCGAACACCCCGGCCTGACCGTCGAACTGCTCAAGATCAAGACCAAGGGCGACAAGATTCTGGACGTGCCGCTGGCAAAGGTCGGCGGCAAGGGCCTCTTCGTCAAGGAGATCGAGGAAGCGCTGCTGGACGGCCGCGCCCAGCTCGCGGTCCATTCCATGAAGGACGTGCCCACCGAACTGCCCGACGGCCTGGAAGTGGGCATCATCCCCGAACGCGAAGCCCCCACCGACTCCCTCCTGTCCGTCAAGTACGACGGGCTGAAGGGGCTGCCCCAGGGGGCCGTGGTCGGCACCTCCTCCCTGCGCCGCCAGTCACAGCTGGCCACCCTGCGCCCGGACCTCAATATTGAATCCCTGCGCGGCAACCTCGACACCCGCGTCAAGAAACTCTTAAGCGGCGATTTCGACGCCATCGTGGTGGCCACCGCCGGGCTGAACCGGCTCCAGCTGTCCGCGCCCAAGCAGGAAGTCCTCGGTCCGCCCGAATTCCTGCCCGCCGTGGCCCAGGGAGCCCTGGGCATCGAATTTCACACCGACAACACCCAAGTGCGGGACATGCTCGCCTTCCTCGACCACCTGCCCACCAAGCGGCAGGTCATGGCCGAGCGCGGCTTCCTGACCGGCCTGGACGGCGGCTGCCAGGTGCCCATCGCTGCCTGGTCCGTCATCGACGGCGACACGGTCAAGCTGACCGGCTTCGTTGCCGACGTGGACGGCTCCCGCCCCATCCGGCTGGAGGAAGAGGGTCACGTGGACAACGCCTGGGACGTGGGCATGGCCCTTGCCCGAAAGGTCCTCGATGCGGGCGGCAAGGCCATCCTGGATGAAGTCTACGCCCGCGAATCCGCATAGCCGACCATGAGCGACAAGGCTGCCCTGAAACGCCTCCAGGTGATCCCCGGCGTGGGGCCGAGCATGGCCAGGGACCTCCTCGGCCTCGGCTACACCTCCGTTGAGGAGTTGGCGGGGCAGGACCCGGAGGCCATGTACCGGCGGCTCATGGACCAGGCGGGCCGACACATCGACCGATGCGTGCTCTACGTTTTCCGGTGCGCGGTCTACTTCGCGTCCGTTGACGGGCACGACCCCGAAAAACTGAAATGGTGGACGTGGAAGGGATGAAAAAGATCAACAAGATTCAGCTTCCTGGAGAGCGCAGGCCAAGGGATGTCACCCATACCCTAAAGGTTTCCGCATTATTGCCGATAAAAACAGCAAGTAGAATATTCAATGCCCCACCCAAGGAGGTACGGATTATGGAAGTTGCTGGTTTTAACGTCAACACGTCCAACAACGCGGAAATGGTCAAGTCCATCCGCAAGGTCAGGCTCCAACGAGAAGTTCTCGAAAACCCGGAAATGGCCCGCGAACTGGTCAAGGTGGAAGCCACCGGCACCTACAACGCCAAGGGCGACGTCATCCAGGCAGTCACCGGAGACTTAGGCGATGCATAGCGTGCCGCACGGTTCTCCAAAAGAATAGGCCGGTCAATTCTGACCGGCCTATTCTTTTGGAGAACCGAGAACTCGGCTTGCGATAGCGGGCCATCTGCACATTTTTCCGGCTTGCCGCTGTCCTCGCCGTACGGGACGGTGCACGGGAACCCGCTTGTGGTGTCTTTGGGACAAGTGATTTTGCGGCCGCAAACATCTCGCCGCAGGCGACATAAACAGTTTGGGAAAAGAAGGGGATGGGGGTCCGGGGGAGCAGTAGCGCACGGCGAGTCATCGAGCCTTGGAGATGGCGACAGCAGCGAAAGGGGAGAAAAAAGCCCTTTTCAAAGGGTTTTTCCTCCCCTTCCCCCGGCCGCCGGAGGCAAACTATCTACTCGGCTTCGGCTACGCCCGCGTCGGAGAAGGTGGCCATCTTGTTGAACATGTCCGTGGCTGCACGGACCAGAAACATGGCGCAGGCCGCGCCGGTGCCTTCGCCGAGGCGGAAGCCGAGGTCGAGGTAAGGGGTCAGCCCCATGGTTTCGACGGCCTTCTTGTGGCCGGGTTCGGCGGAGGCATGGCTGATGATGCAGTAGTCCATGACCGTGGGGCAGATTTTCCAGGCCGCGAGATAGGCGGCGGTGGAGATGAACCCGTCCACGCACACGAGCTGGCGGTTTTTCGCTCCGCCGAGCACCAGTCCGGCCAGGGCCGCGATCTCGAAGCCGCCGAGGGCGGCCAGGATATCGACGGGATCACCGGCGGCGATTGCGGCGGCGTTGGCCGTGAGCCCCTTGCGCACCACCTGCGCCTTGGAGGCAACGCCCTTTTTGTCCAGGCCGGTGCCGGGGCCGGTCATGGCCTCGGGGTCCAGGCCGAGATAGGCGCAGTACATGGCCGTGGACGGCGTGGTGTTGGAGATGCCCATGTCGCCGGTGCCGAGCACCTTGACGCCGTCGGCGTGCGCGCGGTCGGCCAGGGATATGCCGAGCATGAGCGCCTTGATGGTCTGCTCGCGGGTCATGGCCGGGCCCTGGGCCAGGTTGGCCGTGCCGGGAGCGATCTTTTCCTGGATCAGACTGGGATGCTCGTCGAACGGGCCGCCGCAGCACCCCGCGTCCACCACGAACAGCTCGGCCCCGACCGTACCGGCCAGGGCGTTGATGCCCGCGCCGCCGTTCAGGAAATTGAGCACCATCTGACGGGAGACCTCCTGCGGAAACAGGCTGACGCCCTCGTCGTTCACGCCGTGGTCACCGGCAATGGTGTAGACCCGCATGGGGTCGGCAACGGGCGCGTTGCCCTCCTGGACAAGATAGAGCTTGAGCGCCAGGTCCTCCAACCGCCCCAGGCTGCCCTGCGGCTTGGTCAGGTCATCGAGATGCGCCTGGCCGCGC belongs to Pseudodesulfovibrio portus and includes:
- a CDS encoding tetratricopeptide repeat protein; this encodes MSDDFFGLELPTSAGNGDETPSGWRYLSRGGCVKCAFSTTTAVEMGVGMNRRVHKGQNFWFVEQVDRGVFEGRLLNDRHVPSGDAETIDLQELVDGYRPELAYYEELVLPAMLELEKTLDRGDEHRERGRLDRARAEYERARGIEENNVKALFGLGLIYLERGETDRARDLLAELVKIKATFDGKNQHLFNEFGIALRKNRMFAEAVEYFRRGLDFVKDDENLYYNLARAHYENGEWEASLDNLIQSHRLNPQLEVTRNLFEVMVGLENNEDLQLRYGKPAVPPHVASRARQILATGSGRLRLDEGPVAAGLEIERGRARSGSPVGFVELKKHGRGK
- a CDS encoding FmdB family zinc ribbon protein, coding for MPIFEYKCNDCGHEFEELVFDREECPPCPKCQSEQTGKLMSAVRSKVGGFRPDTGDSGTAADAGSGTEFSSSSPCAGCSGGDCSNCG
- the hemC gene encoding hydroxymethylbilane synthase; this encodes MKKLTIATRGSALALWQANHIKDCLEAEHPGLTVELLKIKTKGDKILDVPLAKVGGKGLFVKEIEEALLDGRAQLAVHSMKDVPTELPDGLEVGIIPEREAPTDSLLSVKYDGLKGLPQGAVVGTSSLRRQSQLATLRPDLNIESLRGNLDTRVKKLLSGDFDAIVVATAGLNRLQLSAPKQEVLGPPEFLPAVAQGALGIEFHTDNTQVRDMLAFLDHLPTKRQVMAERGFLTGLDGGCQVPIAAWSVIDGDTVKLTGFVADVDGSRPIRLEEEGHVDNAWDVGMALARKVLDAGGKAILDEVYARESA
- a CDS encoding helix-hairpin-helix domain-containing protein, yielding MSDKAALKRLQVIPGVGPSMARDLLGLGYTSVEELAGQDPEAMYRRLMDQAGRHIDRCVLYVFRCAVYFASVDGHDPEKLKWWTWKG
- the cobT gene encoding nicotinate-nucleotide--dimethylbenzimidazole phosphoribosyltransferase, giving the protein MESEFNKVLGGIQPVDQSLAPRGQAHLDDLTKPQGSLGRLEDLALKLYLVQEGNAPVADPMRVYTIAGDHGVNDEGVSLFPQEVSRQMVLNFLNGGAGINALAGTVGAELFVVDAGCCGGPFDEHPSLIQEKIAPGTANLAQGPAMTREQTIKALMLGISLADRAHADGVKVLGTGDMGISNTTPSTAMYCAYLGLDPEAMTGPGTGLDKKGVASKAQVVRKGLTANAAAIAAGDPVDILAALGGFEIAALAGLVLGGAKNRQLVCVDGFISTAAYLAAWKICPTVMDYCIISHASAEPGHKKAVETMGLTPYLDLGFRLGEGTGAACAMFLVRAATDMFNKMATFSDAGVAEAE